The following nucleotide sequence is from Acyrthosiphon pisum isolate AL4f chromosome A2, pea_aphid_22Mar2018_4r6ur, whole genome shotgun sequence.
ATCACTCGATTTGGGGAgatttaacaacataatatttgtggGTCTAAGCCATCACCCCTATTTGCACCAAAATGTGTGACAATAATTTGCTATTGAACAAGAGTACACCGGACCATATACGTAAATTGGCCCCTAAGccctccccccaaaaaaaactcCTAAAGCTCCCTCAAATATTTCCTAACTTAACCTCatcagtataataaattatgtcaatACATATTAATTGGTTTTTCTAACTCCCCCTCAGATTTTTTACCATATTTACCCCTCGTATAACTtaaggttatatttttttacttatgggTAGCAGGGGAATGTTCCCTTTTTTTACTGCACTTTACAATATTCTTATCAACCTTGTcgatcaaaattgttttatgagatattttttaatttacactgaCTAGGTCGTACACACTCCaaacttaatagtttatatatatgatGTGAGTTTGTTgcaaagttttgttttttagctttttaatagaaattttgAATCACgtgattaatacaatttgaattttttgacaATTAAACTGCATTTTTAGTGATTTCAAATTCATCTCTTTAGGTCTTATAATAGTGCATTTAACTCACGGCCCGATTCGTGGGTAACGtgtgtataatgtgtatgtgATCCTATAAGGGAGTTTTTCACGGTTGTCTGCGGGTTTGGTTAAATCGCAAGGTGAGGGGTAGACGTAAAAAAACCTTATAAATATCTCGTCAGAGTTCTACGTACGAATAAACAACTATGACGTCTTAACGACCTTATCAAACCGACGCCTATcgattattatatgaatattaaataatgcataaacagcatatatatacctacatcgcCGCGATAACCCAATTttaaattgaccaataataatatatatgcctttttcatataacattatatagctcttaccaatattattaactatcgcacttaaaaattattaattacaatatacacagatgacaatagttaaattaataacctAACTTTAGACTATCGTATTCGATTTGGTACGTTCAATTTGCCAGCAGTTTTAGCTCACGTTTcctatttacataaaaaaaaaaagacgggAACCGATTTTAAGTACCATTTTCGCAACGAGTTATATCGAAGAAGTCCCGGAGCTGTCGAAACAATTGGTTGTCAGCCTCCTGcacgcaatatataatataatatattatattatattaataagagtATGAAACTGACAATCGATGACCGACAGCCTAAATGTCTCGACAGGACAATAGACCGTCAACCAAAATACCACaacacgaaaaataaaaaaacaattttcattttattatcgtACCTACCTTACAATCGGCTGAtgaccattattattgttttatttttttttttttaaatcacgaAATATGTTGGGAACGccaaaatataaatgtgtacataatatactaactaaataatataggtataaccgataggtatataaatataatttaaaagagcGAGCGCGAAATGGTGTAGGGGCAAAACCTTCACAGGTCTGTGTGCTCGGTGTACACCCCAAAAAATATTGGTCTATATAGTTGCGCCCGCGGGAGCATGATACGATgacatgtattatgtatattatgttcaattaaCAGCTTACTGCATGatgttatcatttaattatatagacaTAAACCAGCGAAATTGTATGTTGGACTGACGACTCGCAGagatttcgtataatattttcatacgtATCAACAAGTGgttttaaagcatattattgttgtcttgtcgaaaaattattacaaacctTGACAACGCGGGCAATCCTCTGTATAGTTGCTACTCACTCAGAAGCAATAGAGTCTTATGCCGACTAAACAAATTAgcaattagtaaatataatatgaaaagtaGTTGCGaagctattaataataatagtaaacattAAATAGATTCGTTgagtattctattataatatcatatcatccAGAGTGTACGTATTTTATATCACTAAGTCAATATACGAGTAGGCACAATGTATAGAATGagaaatgtatagtatattattgtcccattatatagattttttttaaatactgaaaaaaataataactttaaagaGATTTTCCATAACCTATCGGCTTGtctaaattatgtacctattttatttttctggtaTTTTGGTATTGTTGGTCGATTGTCTTGTCTCGGGTTGATCGGTAACCACCGACCAAATATCGCGTAACCATAAATTGATCCTATATATAACCAgacacattacaatattattctacgTCTATGAGTTATGGCgtggtatttatttatgaatacaatataactcTCAGTTCTCGGGAAGCTGCAATacctgtatagtataatatattatcatctgcAGTGATCGTTTACAAAATGATCTAAGAAAATATCTAAACTCAGATAGGTATGTGTTCAGTGTTGTAATATTGcatgtataggtataagtaatataaataacaattgccTTGACTTtgaaaatacctactaaataataatatgtttgaattgtgtaatattgttataataattgtatgattcaCCAAATACGGACCGAGATCATGACACTGAATGTTTGTAAAGGAATTTATGTAATTCTCAAACTATAGcttaaaaactgttaaaacgtgtacatgtaatataattacgtGTAGCGAATTGCGTGCTATAACCTTAAATGGAATTActgtatattaagtattaacccaATTacgaataattcaaaaaaaaaaaaaaaaatagcgagCACGAagtgtacctattacaatataatacgttacctaacctaacatagGATCGATGATCGAAAATCGAAGTAccatagtttaaatattattcgtaccCTCGTGGCGATGATAGCGTGTTGACTTCGGATTACTAACGCATAAAAAATACGCATACAATTTCACGTTAAGAagaattattctttttattttgttatttttataatagtacaaacagacaacaaatatacaaaaatatgttaaaatttttataataattataaaattatttatgaaatgctgtaatataatatgctttgaaaattcattaaataatatttaaaccgaattattattctttttaacgTACAATTTGCTACGCGTTATTCGTCAGAAATACGGAGTAAACACACGACACGTCCCAGATCTTCCAGATGTAAATTCGATACGTATCGATACGGAGTAATTATTACTAGGGGTCCGATACTATATCGGAGGTATCggatttatcggtatcggttttttttaaaccgatatttgaaccaataccaaaaaaaaaaccaacaaaatcaataaatataatagcattgaatataaatttataaatttataatcaatgaaaaattacaaatatgtgTATTATCGGGTATCGGTTTTAACTGATATGGGTTGGTATAGTATCGGTAATCTTTTAATATCGGTTTATTGCTTATGTCGAAAatgattttcaaatatattagttATCGGTTTTTTATCGGAATATCGGATAACGAATAACGGTGTACCGCACATGTATAACACTATTCTCGAATGCACAATATATTGAACCGATACGTATCAACACACCCCCAATTTTTTCCTCGAAAATCTCGATCCCCTCGGTGACTGCGCCACAGTGTATACAGTATTTGACGTGTGCTGTGCAGGGTGGGACGGCAGCGCCGGTCGGCTGAACTTGGTAATGGAATTGGCACCGACCAACTTGGACCACGCGATCCGACGGCTGGCCGCGGCCGGCCGGACGGCGAGCGCGAGCCACGGCAAGCTGTACGCGTACCAGATGTTCAGGGGCTTAGAGTACGTGCACGAGACGGCGGGACTGTGCCACAGGGACGTGAAACCGAGCAACCTGTTGCTGTATCCGGTCACGGGCGTGCTCAAGCTGTGCGACTTTGGCAGCGCGAAGGACCTGTTGGACGGCGAGCCGAACACTCGATACGCTTGTTCCCGCCACTACCGGGCGCCCGAGCTGCTGTTCGACCAAACGCCCGACGCGCCCGACTACACCGTCGCGGTGGACGTGTGGAGCGCCGGTTGCGTGTACGCCGAACTCACGGCGGGCGCTCCCCTGTACCCGGGAACGAGCGTGCCGCACCAGCGAACATTGGTCGCGCGGCCGCCGGCGTTCCCGGGTTGGGCCCCGGCCGACGCGATCCGGTTGATGGCGTCCACGCTCCGGTTCGACCCGTCCGCCAGGCCGACGGCGTCGGAAGCGTGTGACCACGAGTGTTTCGACGAGCTCAGACGACCGGGCGGCCACCACTTGCCGCCGCTGTTCGACGACTACGACGATGCCGATAACAACGACGATGACAACGACGATGACTACGGATACGCATGAGTCTGAGGATATCGCGAGGACGATAACTCTCGTGGTTTATAGATATAAGATACGCTtggtttacattaaaaatattttcttttcacttcagttttatacattttattatgtccGTGAAGTTGGCTCTTacacttttacaaaaaaaagtgtaaGGGCCGACTTCACAGCGGTAATTTCATTGTATTGTTTTgtctaacaaataaatttatttttccggCACCGGAATTCATACTATTTAAGAATTATGGACAaatcataaattgttatatctaaaaacaaaaaaaaatcctagCTTCTCGTGGCGGGTGACTGCTCCCATTCACTGCCCGCCCACCTTTGAACACACCACTGTATACATCTgacgacgatattatattataatacgaaaatataaatccataatgaaaatataattataatattatcaatgaagTAGCATGCAAAAACTATCTTATCGACATCAatagaaaaaaccaaaaaaataattaaaaatattatatatctataaatagctcaaaggagtcaaaatattttgaaagttttatcaattatcatgtaCGTAAAGAAATTATAGAAACATTTGGTTAGTATTTAAGGTAGTTACCTAGTACctacggttatttatttttgattcacACCAAAAATTTTGGCGAGTTTTCGTCACAAACAAACTGGTCTTGCAtaaaaaattcctgtttttcccaGTAATTGAGAAACTGAAAAGTACTGGGAATTTTCGATTTTGACCTCattaaagtaccaactagatccaatttcatatcattaagaaaaatacacacatctttttaaaataaatacatccaTCGCTACCCTCATCAGAATCTATAACTGTCAAGATAAAAGTACTGCAGTAGCACCCCCTCAACACGGATGcacctggggggggggggccttAACGCACCacttaatatcatcataattttctatttaaaagcttgacacataataatattatattttatgacttacctcaattattaatgattgcgacggtgtgtgtgtgtgagagagtgTTTAAGTATGTTCGTTCTGCGTGGACGTCGTCCGTGCAGTAAACTAAACGTTTCAAACCGATGTCGGCGAATAAACGGCGTGCAAAGGTGCGAAAAGGGCCTATATATATGCATGCCCGGACATGACGTAAACGAGGAATTTTTCGGAGCTATACCGCGgttattatcacaaaataatatttaattatatctcTTGTTAGGtgctattatttaatacatattattattattacgtattatattggcattgattatattattattataaatattttataacacaattCGGTAGtcaatatgataatacatattattacccgtacctatattaatattgttgtctgCTTTTGACCGAATCGATGACGCTTCAATCGACAACGCCGCCGAGATATCGTAGAATAAATGCGTCACGAGCGACGTCGAGGTCctctacatattaatattatatgattattgtaccgagagtaataactaataactaataagcaataACTAACATCGctaacaataatcattattgttggCCGGATATTgtgcatgataatatattatatattattataaaacgtcgTATGGACTATATGGGTAACCATCCAAGGGCGATCTCCCGCAGGTGTACCGGAGAGAACACTCGACTTGACAATAAAACGATAATTCTTAGCACTTCGAAGTGattaataatacgtttaatttCCGTTTTGAAAACAAAACGTACTATTACAATggtagtatataaattaaccCGCGATTtcctataacattaaaaaataatatcaaaacttcCTACTGCAGTAGGTTGATggatacatatttacatttaagtaataaaaccgtcattttattattaatgtttaaacaaaaaaaaagaaaagaaatccAGCAGTTTATTTCTTGATGAACATCAATTTAATAAGTAGATTATAATTTCatgtaaatatgtaggtatgattTAGTAGTTTGGTAGGTGCTACAGGTGGTAGGTGCCATGTGGTATAGGTATTCGCAAATGGAATTTCAGATTTCTAAATGTTCTTTGAtcgttttctataatatacaactcGAGTATCTTAAAACCTATTTCACTTTCTAATTACCATTATaagtgattatttaaaaatgtttaaacatcgAAAAATCATCTGAAACCATATTCtggataaattatatattaagttttaaaagtataaaatgattttagtagttaattgttatttatatcgTTCACAATCGTGATTGCATTATTTTCTATtacgattaatataattttaattaaactgttTAGTTTTATACGATTCGATCTATCAATATGATacgatgaaattaaaaatgttattgatatgaTTGATATgactatttgaaaatatagtgtTAGTTATATATCTTACTGACATACATTaagcaaataattaaataattaattagattgGCTAATACGGAAAATAGGTACTCGCTAAGAACAAAACCAGTGAGTAATACtattagtagataataatatgtagg
It contains:
- the LOC103308140 gene encoding shaggy-related protein kinase GSK2-like, which translates into the protein MELAPTNLDHAIRRLAAAGRTASASHGKLYAYQMFRGLEYVHETAGLCHRDVKPSNLLLYPVTGVLKLCDFGSAKDLLDGEPNTRYACSRHYRAPELLFDQTPDAPDYTVAVDVWSAGCVYAELTAGAPLYPGTSVPHQRTLVARPPAFPGWAPADAIRLMASTLRFDPSARPTASEACDHECFDELRRPGGHHLPPLFDDYDDADNNDDDNDDDYGYA